One segment of Phyllobacterium zundukense DNA contains the following:
- a CDS encoding RidA family protein produces the protein MSPISSPAIDIDISPYDRLKALGVTLPPAPSPIANFVTHIQEGNMLYLSGQGPREEDGFMHTGKVGGNVTVEEAYKHARLTGINLLAVMQSALGDLGRVKRVVKLLGMVNAVPDFADHPSVINGCSDLLIDVFGEAGNHARSAVGFGSLPGNITVEIEAIIALKD, from the coding sequence TTGAGCCCTATATCAAGTCCGGCAATCGACATTGACATTTCTCCCTACGACCGCCTGAAGGCGCTTGGCGTCACCCTGCCGCCAGCGCCGAGCCCGATTGCCAACTTTGTTACCCATATCCAGGAAGGCAATATGCTTTACCTCTCGGGGCAGGGGCCGCGCGAGGAAGACGGCTTCATGCATACAGGTAAGGTCGGCGGCAATGTGACTGTCGAAGAAGCGTATAAGCACGCGCGCCTCACAGGCATCAACTTGCTTGCGGTCATGCAATCAGCCCTGGGGGATCTAGGCCGGGTCAAGCGCGTGGTGAAGCTGCTCGGCATGGTCAATGCCGTGCCCGACTTTGCCGACCATCCATCGGTCATCAACGGCTGTTCGGATCTCCTGATCGACGTGTTCGGCGAAGCCGGGAACCACGCACGTTCAGCGGTAGGCTTCGGCTCACTGCCAGGAAATATCACCGTGGAGATCGAGGCGATTATCGCCTTGAAAGACTAA